In the Planctomicrobium piriforme genome, CTTCGGTTCGTGGTTTGTCTACGACCCGACGACCAATTCAGGCGGCGATGGGATCACGCATCCCAACAGCCGCATTTCGCTGGCGAAGGTTTCGGACGGCACGAGCAACACGTTGCTGGCGTCGGAAGTGCATGCTTTCACGCCGTACTCGCGAACTCGATCAACGCCGATCACGGTCGGCACGCCAGCTCCGAATGATGTCGCCGCCGCTCAAACTTACATCGCCTCCGCTACCGATTTCGCCAAGCTGGGAGAGATGTCAGGTCACACGGAATGGGCGAACGGGCATTCGCATCACAGCGGCTTCACGACTGTCTTCGTTCCAAACACGAACGTCACCTATACCCATAGCGGCACGCCCTACCAGAACGTTGATTTCGCATCGCAGCAGGAAGGGCTGAGCACGAGCAACACGAGTTTCTCGATTCTGACGTCGCGGAGCCACCATGTCGGTTCGGTGAACTCCGCTCTGGTCGACGGCTCGGTCCGATCGATCGGCCAGAACCTCGACCGCTCGGTGTGGCGGGCACTGGGAACCCGCGGCAATGGCGAAGTTGTGGGCGAGTTCTGAGAATCACGACAAAGAAATCAGAGGATTGAACCACGAAAAAGGCGAATGACACGAAAAAGATATCGTGAAAGTGAAGCCGCTCGCCGGCATCTGCTCTCATGCACGACGATGGACCTCAATGCATTGTATTCGTGAGATTCGTGCCATTCGTGGTTGCTTCTTCAATGTGACCGTGTCTCGGTGGTCCACAAACGGAACTGCGAATCAAAGAACCGTGGGCGAATGCCCAGCGGCTGATTGGCGTCTCTCCTTCAATGACAGAACAAACTCGCGTCAGTTACACGCGAGTCTTCTTTTTGGCGGCGGGAGATGGCTTCACGGCGTTTGCCATGCGCTGCTTGAGGGCGGCGCTGGCGGCGGGTCCGCAGACGAGTTGGAAGTCTGGACCGGTGATGGGTCGGCCTGTCGTGACGTCGACGAGAACGGGGTCGGCGATGGTGCCGGCCTTGGTGTCCATGATCACCAGGCTCGCTCCTTCCGGTGCGAAGTGGGCATTGCCCCACACCAGCAGTGCGAACAGGACAGGCTGAAAGTCCTGCCCTTTTTGCGTGAGCACATATTCATCGCGGGGAGGATGTTCGCTGTACCGCTGCTTCATCAACAGGCCGTCTTCGACGAGCCCTTTAAGACGGCGCGTGAGAATCGTCGGCGCGATCCCAAGGCTCTTTTGAAACGCGTCAAAGCGGGTGACGCCGTTGAGTGCGTCGCGCAGGATCAGAATGCTCCACCAGTCGCCGATTTGATCGACGCACCGTGCGACAGGACATTCGTGATCGCCAACACGTTTTCTTTGCATTGACAGATTGTACCCCAGTCACTACTATGATGGTAGTGACAAGTCGCACGAGTTGCCTCTGCCTGCGACAGAGAACTTGAACAGTCAAACTTCCTGCTCTCAAGCGGCCAGGAAGTGATCGCAATCTGTCTCGCCTCAAGGGTTTTGGCCCCGAGGCTGAAGATTGCTGCCCGAACTTGCTGCATCGTCGACGGGTCATGAAACCCATCGGCTGCACTCATTCTACTCTTCTCAAGCCCGGCTGCCAAAGATGCGATTTTTGCAATTTTCCCGCATGACCTCGCTGTGCCTGCTGTCGGGTGGCGTTTTGAGCAGCCTGTTTTGGTCGGGCTGTGCACAGCCGCCTGCCCCTCCCCCGCCGCCAGCGGCTCAAGTGACCTCCAGCACGCCGGTGAAAACTCCCATCGTGGAATGGGACGAGTACGTCGGACGGCTCGATCCCGTCGACTATGTGGAAGTGCGTGCCCGTGTCAGTGGCTATCTTGATTCCACGAACTTCCAAGAAGGGCAGATCGTCAAAGCGGGAGATCTGCTCTGCGTGATTGATCCCCGTCCTTTCGAAGCCGAAGTCCGCCGGACGGAATCGGAAATTCGTCGGGCATTGTCACAAGTGCGACAGGCGAATGCGACGGTGCTGCAGGTCGAAGCGGAAGTCCAGGAAGCACAGGCTCGCTTTGATCTCGCGCAGAAGCAACTCGCCAGATCGCAGAAGCTGGTCCTCCAGAATGCGATTTCACAGGACGACTTTGATATTCGCGATTCGGAAGTGAGTCAGGCGAGCGCGAATCTGAAAGCGGTTCAGGCTCGGCTCGAGTTGGCGAAAACCGCAATTCTCTCTGCGGAAGCGGCGGTGAACTCTGCCAAAACACAGCAAGTCATTGCCCAGCTCAACCTCGACTACACGCAGGTGAAGTCTCCGATCACAGGCCGGGTGAGTTCGCGACTCGTCACCGAAGGCAACCTCATCAGCGGCGGTGCGGCACAATCGACGCTCATCACCACCATCGTTTCAATCGATCCGATCTATTGCCACTTCGATGCGGACGAACACTCCTTTCTGAAATACAGCCGTCTGGCTCGCGAAGGGAAACTCGGCGATTCGCGTGAAGTGAAGCATCCCGTTTATGTGGGGCTCGGCGACGAAGAGAAAGAATTTCCGCACCCGGGCTATATGGACTTCGTCGACAACCGGCTCGATCCCGAAACAGGGACAATGCGTTGCCGGGCGATTCTTTCCAATCCGGATCTGTCTCTCACGCCGGGCCTGTTCACGCGAGTTCGGTTGCCTGGCAGCGGACGTTATGAAGCGGTGCTGATTCCCGACTCCGCGATCGGGACCGATCAGTCTGAAAAGTTTGTGTTCGTCATTGATGCTGAAAACAAAGTGAATCGTCAGGTCGTGAAACTGGGCCCGTTGGTCCAGGGGCTGCGGTTGATTCGTTCCGGCCTTGATGGTTCCGAGCAGATTGTGTTGCGAGGAATGCAACGGGTCCGGCCGGGCGCGACTGTCGTTGCCACGCACGAAGCGACGGTTCCGCAGGCAGATGGCCTGCCGACCGACAGCCAGCCGGTCCCCAAAGAACAATGGCTCTCCCGTCAGGTTCACGAGCCGCGTGGGTCGGCTGGTTCGGTTGATGGAAAGCCAGTTCTGAAAGCCGATGCGAGGTTGCGGAAGTGAATTTGAACAAGGCGGAAATTTCGAAATCCGAAGCACGAAACGAATTCAAATGACCAGAACACCAATGTGGTTTTTGAGTGATCGGATTCGGAATTTGTTTCGGATTTGATGCTTCGTGCTTCGAGTTTTTCAATTTGACATCTGCCAGCTCGGCTGTTGTCGTTTCTCACTCGGTGTGACAGATCATGAAGTTCGCACATTTCTTTATCGACCGGCCGATCTTTGCGACCGTGATCTCCGTCGTCACCGTGATTCTGGGGGCGATCGCGTATCTCACGCTGCCGGCTGCGCAGTATCCCGACATCGTGCCGCCGACCATCGTCGTGCGGGCCTCGTACCCCGGTGCTTCTCCGGAAGTGATTGCCGACACCGTTGCCACGCCGATTGAGCAGGAAGTGAACGGCGTCGAAGACATGCTCTACATGTCATCGCAGTGCACCGTCGACGGGCAGATGGAACTGACCGTCACATTTCGTCTCGGCACCGATCTCGACAAGGCGCAGGTGCTGGTGCAGAACCGCGTGGCCACCGCGGAAGCCAGACTGCCGGAGGATGTCCGCCGGCTGGGGATCACAACGGTCAAATCATCGCCTGACCTGTTGATGGTGATTCACCTGGTCTCGCCGAGCAAAAAATATGACCAGCTCTACATCAGCAACTATGCGTTGATTCAGGTGCGCGACTCGCTCGCTCGTGTGGATGGCGTGGGGGGCGTGAATACTCTCGGTCTGCGCGAGTACAGCATGCGGGTGTGGCTCGATCCCGACCGGCTCGCGCATCTTTCGCTGACGCCGGCCGATGTCGCCGCCGCGCTCCGCTCGCAGAACGTGCAGGTCGCGTCCGGCGTGATCGGACAGCCGCCCATCGATCAAGGGGGCGATTTTCAGTTAATCGTCAGCACGCTCGGGCGACTGCTGGAAGCGGAGCAATTCGCGAACCTCGTGGTCCGCACGGGTGAAGATGGCCGCGTGATTCGGTTGAAAGACGTCTCCCGCGTCGAACTGGGTGGCCGCGAATTCACGATTAACAGCTATCTCGACGGTCAGAACGCCGTGGTGCTGGCGATCACGCAGCGG is a window encoding:
- a CDS encoding DUF1559 domain-containing protein; the protein is MPLSSGQCRPRRGFTLIELLVVIAIIAILIALLLPGVQQAREAARRSQCKNNLKQIGLAIHNYLDAFGVLPPSFCLNPTRTNNASWSIHGRLMPYMDQANLYNQVDLAVNWSSYPIISGFRVPVYVCPSDPKGDTQRATSSGINLYPTTYGFNFGSWFVYDPTTNSGGDGITHPNSRISLAKVSDGTSNTLLASEVHAFTPYSRTRSTPITVGTPAPNDVAAAQTYIASATDFAKLGEMSGHTEWANGHSHHSGFTTVFVPNTNVTYTHSGTPYQNVDFASQQEGLSTSNTSFSILTSRSHHVGSVNSALVDGSVRSIGQNLDRSVWRALGTRGNGEVVGEF
- a CDS encoding winged helix-turn-helix transcriptional regulator; translated protein: MQRKRVGDHECPVARCVDQIGDWWSILILRDALNGVTRFDAFQKSLGIAPTILTRRLKGLVEDGLLMKQRYSEHPPRDEYVLTQKGQDFQPVLFALLVWGNAHFAPEGASLVIMDTKAGTIADPVLVDVTTGRPITGPDFQLVCGPAASAALKQRMANAVKPSPAAKKKTRV
- a CDS encoding efflux RND transporter periplasmic adaptor subunit, which codes for MRFLQFSRMTSLCLLSGGVLSSLFWSGCAQPPAPPPPPAAQVTSSTPVKTPIVEWDEYVGRLDPVDYVEVRARVSGYLDSTNFQEGQIVKAGDLLCVIDPRPFEAEVRRTESEIRRALSQVRQANATVLQVEAEVQEAQARFDLAQKQLARSQKLVLQNAISQDDFDIRDSEVSQASANLKAVQARLELAKTAILSAEAAVNSAKTQQVIAQLNLDYTQVKSPITGRVSSRLVTEGNLISGGAAQSTLITTIVSIDPIYCHFDADEHSFLKYSRLAREGKLGDSREVKHPVYVGLGDEEKEFPHPGYMDFVDNRLDPETGTMRCRAILSNPDLSLTPGLFTRVRLPGSGRYEAVLIPDSAIGTDQSEKFVFVIDAENKVNRQVVKLGPLVQGLRLIRSGLDGSEQIVLRGMQRVRPGATVVATHEATVPQADGLPTDSQPVPKEQWLSRQVHEPRGSAGSVDGKPVLKADARLRK